The following proteins are co-located in the Ensifer sp. WSM1721 genome:
- a CDS encoding ABC transporter ATP-binding protein, translating into MGSLQLKSIRKAFGTHEVLKGIDLDVNDGEFVIFVGPSGCGKSTLLRTIAGLEDATSGSVQIDGVEVGHVAPAKRGIAMVFQSYALYPHLTVKDNMGLGLKQGGAPRAEIEEKVAKAAGMLSLEPYLARRPAELSGGQRQRVAIGRAIVREPKLFLFDEPLSNLDAALRVNTRLEIARLHRSLKATMIYVTHDQVEAMTLADKIVVLNAGRIEQVGSPMELYNRPANLFVAGFIGSPQMNFIEAARLGDGDAKTIGIRPEHIGLSRDSGQWRGKVIHVEHLGADTIVYLESDQVGPLTVRLFGEHRYAADDIVHATPVIGGMHRFDADGRVINSRQ; encoded by the coding sequence GTGGGATCACTGCAACTCAAATCCATCCGCAAGGCTTTCGGCACTCATGAGGTGCTGAAGGGCATCGATCTCGATGTAAACGATGGCGAGTTCGTCATCTTCGTCGGACCGTCCGGCTGCGGAAAATCGACCCTTCTGCGCACCATCGCCGGCCTCGAGGACGCGACCTCCGGCAGCGTGCAGATCGACGGCGTCGAGGTCGGCCACGTCGCCCCCGCCAAGCGCGGCATCGCCATGGTGTTTCAGTCCTATGCGCTCTATCCGCACCTGACGGTCAAGGACAATATGGGCCTGGGCTTGAAGCAGGGGGGCGCGCCCAGGGCCGAGATCGAGGAAAAGGTCGCCAAGGCAGCGGGCATGCTGTCGCTCGAACCCTATCTTGCACGCCGCCCGGCCGAGCTTTCCGGCGGCCAGCGCCAGCGCGTGGCGATCGGCCGCGCGATCGTACGCGAGCCGAAGCTCTTCCTCTTCGACGAGCCGCTTTCGAACCTCGACGCAGCGCTGCGCGTCAACACGCGACTCGAGATCGCCCGTCTGCACCGCAGCCTGAAGGCGACGATGATCTATGTCACCCATGACCAGGTCGAGGCGATGACGCTTGCCGACAAGATCGTCGTGCTCAATGCAGGGCGAATCGAGCAGGTCGGCTCGCCGATGGAACTTTACAATCGTCCCGCCAACCTCTTCGTCGCTGGCTTCATCGGCTCGCCGCAGATGAACTTCATCGAGGCGGCGAGGCTCGGCGATGGTGACGCGAAGACGATCGGCATCCGGCCGGAACACATCGGGCTCTCCCGCGACAGCGGCCAGTGGCGGGGCAAGGTGATCCATGTCGAGCACTTGGGCGCGGATACGATCGTCTATCTCGAATCCGACCAGGTCGGGCCGTTGACCGTGCGGCTCTTCGGCGAGCACCGCTACGCCGCCGACGATATCGTGCACGCGACGCCGGTGATCGGCGGCATGCACCGCTTCGACGCCGACGGCCGGGTGATCAATTCCCGTCAATGA
- a CDS encoding CHRD domain-containing protein has translation MRAIRNNSLLAGIAVAVFLASSPGFAETLKFRADLRGSSEVPPNDSAGRGTANISFDTDTKKLTWTVNSSGLSGEATAAHFHGPAAASENAGPVVDVSNALASGSAEITEKHLADLQAGRWYLNIHTEKFPDGEIRGQVEKAQ, from the coding sequence ATGAGAGCCATTCGTAACAATTCTCTCCTGGCCGGGATCGCCGTAGCCGTCTTCTTAGCTTCGAGTCCCGGTTTCGCTGAGACATTGAAATTCAGGGCCGACCTCAGGGGATCAAGCGAAGTGCCGCCTAATGACAGCGCCGGCCGCGGAACGGCGAACATTTCCTTCGACACTGACACGAAGAAATTGACATGGACGGTGAACTCCAGCGGTTTGTCCGGAGAAGCCACGGCAGCGCACTTTCATGGACCGGCGGCCGCGAGTGAAAATGCCGGCCCAGTTGTCGATGTCTCGAACGCGCTCGCTTCCGGATCCGCTGAAATCACCGAGAAACACTTGGCGGATTTGCAAGCCGGAAGGTGGTATCTCAACATCCACACGGAAAAGTTCCCGGACGGAGAGATCCGCGGGCAAGTGGAAAAAGCACAATAA
- a CDS encoding efflux RND transporter periplasmic adaptor subunit: MDIAMRMNRPILAASLATVIFLAGCQKNEEQQAAPAFPPAQVAVYTTTAAPLPITNELPGRITPTRIAEVRPRVSGIVVERVFEQGSMVKEGDVLYRIDPAPFQVKVDSAEATLKRALAVRDQARQTADRQSRLKEAQVAAVQQYDDAIATLAQAEAEVGIAEAGLAEAKLNLQYANVTAPISGRIGRALITEGALVSTNGTENLATIQQLDPIYADFTQSATDLIRLRRALEDGQLMSAKDEAEVQLILDDGTPYALKGKLLFSEAAVDETTGQVTLRGEFPNPNNDLLPGMYVRVQIQQGLEKDAITVPQQAVQRNNAGQSQVYVVSADNKVEFRNVTLGRTVGERWQVTSGLKAGEKVIIEGFQKVGPGAPVVPTAWDPNAKPATEQASASAATGEKPATEVK, encoded by the coding sequence ATGGACATCGCAATGCGAATGAACCGACCGATACTGGCCGCCTCGCTGGCAACCGTGATTTTTCTCGCCGGCTGCCAGAAAAACGAAGAACAGCAGGCCGCCCCCGCCTTCCCGCCGGCTCAGGTTGCCGTCTACACCACGACGGCGGCACCGTTGCCGATCACCAACGAACTGCCGGGCCGCATCACGCCGACCCGCATCGCCGAGGTCCGCCCGCGGGTTTCCGGCATCGTCGTCGAGCGGGTGTTCGAGCAGGGCTCCATGGTCAAGGAAGGCGACGTCCTCTACCGGATCGACCCGGCGCCCTTCCAGGTCAAGGTCGACAGCGCCGAAGCGACGCTGAAGCGCGCTCTCGCTGTGCGCGATCAGGCCAGACAGACCGCCGATCGGCAGTCGCGGCTGAAGGAGGCCCAGGTCGCCGCCGTGCAACAATACGACGACGCGATCGCGACGCTGGCGCAGGCCGAGGCGGAGGTCGGCATAGCCGAGGCCGGCCTCGCCGAGGCGAAGCTCAATCTTCAATATGCGAACGTCACCGCGCCGATCAGCGGCCGAATCGGCCGAGCGCTGATCACCGAAGGCGCGCTCGTCAGCACCAACGGCACGGAGAATCTTGCAACGATCCAGCAGCTCGACCCGATCTATGCCGACTTCACGCAGTCGGCGACCGACCTTATCCGCCTGCGCAGAGCGCTCGAGGACGGTCAACTGATGAGCGCCAAGGACGAGGCGGAGGTGCAACTGATTCTCGACGACGGTACGCCTTACGCGCTCAAGGGCAAGCTGCTCTTCTCCGAGGCTGCCGTCGACGAGACCACCGGCCAGGTGACGCTGCGCGGCGAGTTCCCGAACCCGAACAACGATCTGCTGCCGGGCATGTATGTGCGCGTCCAGATCCAGCAGGGGCTGGAGAAGGACGCGATCACCGTGCCGCAACAGGCGGTCCAGCGCAACAATGCCGGCCAGTCCCAGGTCTATGTCGTCTCCGCCGACAACAAGGTCGAATTCCGCAACGTCACGCTCGGGCGGACGGTCGGCGAACGCTGGCAGGTGACCTCCGGCCTCAAGGCCGGCGAGAAGGTGATCATTGAGGGGTTCCAGAAAGTCGGTCCCGGCGCGCCGGTCGTACCGACTGCATGGGATCCGAACGCCAAGCCCGCGACCGAACAGGCCAGCGCTTCGGCAGCCACCGGCGAAAAGCCCGCGACCGAAGTGAAGTGA